A window from Solanum stenotomum isolate F172 chromosome 7, ASM1918654v1, whole genome shotgun sequence encodes these proteins:
- the LOC125871661 gene encoding uncharacterized protein LOC125871661 — translation MDSKKMISPRKRIRKYHTRKAPIINSYTDMAEARREIVHALHLHRSSSFNNPNNYDLLGQRVNSQQYYYSIVESMPIPKPTWSTTAPAIHTAPPPPPPPPTPPPSSSEFDWWLGFLKSLDVKKNTSRNDSHEVDLQKYFPENILMENSTVISQLQDGLKKDSTNNLIDEWLIIPTPDDDNVLIEF, via the exons atggACTCAAAGAAGATGATTTCACCAAGAAAAAGGATTAGGAAATATCATACAAGAAAAGCTCCAATCATTAACTCTTATACAGATATGGCTGAAGCTAGAAGAGAAATTGTCCATGCTTTACACCTTCATAGATCTTCATCATTTAATAACCCAAACAATTATGACTTATTGGGTCAAAGAG TAAATTCCCAGCAATATTATTACTCAATAGTGGAATCTATGCCTATTCCTAAACCAACATGGTCTACAACGGCTCCGGCAATACATACAGCACCACCACCACCGCCTCCGCCTCCGACTCCACCGCCATCTTCTTCCGAGTTCGATTGGTGGCTAGGGTTTCTTAAGTCGTTGGATGTGAAGAAGAATACAAGTAGAAATGATAGTCATGAAGTAGACTTACAAAAATACTTCCCAGAAAACATTTTGATGGAAAATTCAACGGTGATTAGTCAATTACAAGATGGATTaaagaaggattcaaccaatAATCTTATAGATGAGTGGTTAATTATCCCTACACCTGATGATGATAATGTATTAATTGagttttaa